CTTCCGATTGGAGACCCTACTGGTTAATCGGTGTTACAACATCAATAATGAAGTTAGATTTAATGGCTATCGAAAATTTTAAAAAAGTTACTGAACTCGACAGGCGAAATCCGGATGGCTGGGTGTACCTGGCATCAGTCTATTATGAAAAACAAGATTTCCCAACGACTATAAAATTATTAGAAGAAGCTAAAAATTTTGTTCCTGATGAGTTCAGGGTTTATTTGCTGTTAGGTGTTTCGTATCAAAGAATGCAAAAGTTAGAGAGTGCGGCAATGGTTCTTGAAAAAGCAATCGGGCTGGACGGGAAAAATGCAGATGCGCTGAGTGCTTTGGCTTTAGTTTACGACGATCTGAAACGGTACGAAGAATCAGACAGTTTGTATGAAAAAGCATTGCGGCTTTATCCTAACAATCACCTCTTGATGAACAATTATGCCTACAGTTTGAGTGTTCGAAGTGTACAAATTGACCGCGCGTTGCGAATGGCTCATGAGGCAATAAAACAACAACCAAAGAATCCTTCGTATCTTGATACAATCGGCTGGATATATTTTCAAATGGGAGATTACGATCAAGCTTTGAAATATATTTCTGAAGCGTTAGAAGCCGGAGAGGTAAGTGCCGTTGTTTTTGAACATTTAGGCGATGTGTATTTCAAACTAAGTAACAAGGAGAAGGCAATCGAGAATTGGAAATCGGCGTTACAAAAAGATTTGAACAATAAGCAATTACAGGAAAAAATTGATAGAGGTAGATTGTGAAGCTGTTTTTATTGTGGGTTGCTCTGCTGGCTTCTCTATTGTTAGTCGGTTGTAGTGCAACACAAAATATTAAACGCGAATTTAATAGTGCTGCTGAATTTCAAGATTATTTTGAGAACCGCATTAGTGGAATCCAAACTTTTATCGGCAGTGGCAGTCTAACAATTGAGACCCCTGAATTTTCGAATAGTGCCAATTTTAAATTGAGCATAAAAAAACCCGATTCATTAAGGATTGAACTGGCGGGACCATTCGGTATTTCTGTCGGAACGCTTATGATGTCACGCCAAAATTTTGTATTTTTTAACGGTATCGAGAATCGCTCGGTAAAAGGAAAGACTGATTCTAATTTGTTACGTTCAATTATAAATATGCCTATAACTTTTGATGAGATATTAGATATTTTTACAGGGTCATATTTCTATTCAGCAACTGATTATGCTAATGCCGAGATGAATACAAACGAAGATTATTATTTGATTCGGAATAATCACGAATCAACGGTAAAAGAAATTTGGATAGATAGAAAGAAATTAAATGTTACAAAGCTTCTGAATATCGGGAAAGATCGTACAATAGATTTAGAAGCGTCTGCTAAAAGTTATGAAAATATTTCCGGCGTTGAAGTTCCCAATTGGGTAAGGATAATTTTTCCGAAACAAAAACGAAGTTTAACTATAGCATACGATAATATTAAAGTGAATCAACCGGTTAAAGTGAGTGAATAATTTTATGAAATATACTATTTACATATTATTAATAATATTTACGGTTTTTACTGCCGCTCAAACCCAACAAGATGAAATCAAAAAACGGCAGGCCGAATTAAATAAGATACGAAACGAGATAGAAGGTTGGGAAAAAAAGATACAGCAGGGCGAGAAGCAAGAGAAATCGACATTGGAAATTCTTGATTCGTTCGACAAACAACTGACATTGCTACGGAATCTTACCAATAAACTTCGCGAGGATGAAGTAGGGTCGGAAAAACGAATTAATGTTATGCGTAAAAGTATCAGTGAACTTGAGGAACAACTATATTTTATCAAGAAACAATATTCAAAATTTGTTTTGAATGCCTACAAACAGGGCAGGACGCAAGACCTCGAGTTATTGGCATCTTCTAAGTCGGCGAATCAACTTGTGGTTCGTTCAACATACATGAAAAAATTTTCAGAGTACAGACAGCGTGATATCGAAACAATAACTACGAAGTATAAAGAACTCGAGAAGCAAAAAATACAATTGGTAAATCAATTGCTTGATAAACGAAGTCTGCTTGCCAGTAAGAAAGAAGAAGAAGAGAAGATTATTGAAAAAACCCAAGAGCGTAAAAAAGTTTTAGAATCGATAAAGCAAGACAAAAAAAATTATGCTAAAGAAATAGAACGAAAGAAAAAATCAGTACAAGATTTAGAATCAATGATAAGTAAATTGATTGATACAGACCGCAAAAAAAGCGAACGTAAAAATACGACTGATAACACTCCCGATATTTCAACTTCTTACTCATCAACAGGCGGTGGAAATTTTGTAAGCAGGCGTGGAACGCTCCCTTGGCCTGTAAAAAAAGGCAAATTATTGAATAAATTCGGAGAGAACCAACATCCTGTACTAAAAACTATCTCTCATAATACCGGCGTCGATATTTCAGTTCCGGCTGGGACTGATGTGCATTCGGTTGCCTATGGCGAAGTAGCTACTATCTGGTGGCTTCCCTCGTTCGGTAATTTAGTAATCGTTAATCATAACAATGGCTACCGGACTGTGTATGCCCACCTTTCGGAAATCGAAGTTAGTGAAGGGCAAAAAGTTTCGGAAGGAACCCGAATCGGAAAAAGCGGTGAAACGATAAACGGACCATTGGTGCATTTTGAAGTGTGGAAAGACCGTGAAAAACAAAACCCCGAACTTTGGCTTCATCCCCAGGGCGTTTCAAAAAAATAAATATGGATAAGAACAAACTTATTCAAATACTAATTGGTTTTGTTTCTACATCATTTTTTATCGGGATTATTTTATTATTTCCCTCCCTATTCAGCGATTTAGAAGAAAATGTTTTGAATTCTAAATTCTCGGTACGGGGTGAATCAAAAATAGATACTTCTATAGTAATTCTTTATTTAGATAACGACGATATTACTGCATTAGGCGGTTGGCCCCTAAAAAGAAATTATTACGCGCTCCTTATAAACGTTCTGAACGAATTGGGATCAAAAGTAATCGGGTTCGGCATTGCTTTAACAGAAACCAATCAAGAGCGTCCTGAATACGACGATTTAATTGCTAACGTAGTTCAGAAAAATAATAATGTTGTTCTATCCGGCTATTTTAAATCGATAAGTAACGAGGGACCTAATTTAACTTCACGTTTGCCCGAGGGTGTTGGTTATCGCTTGGACCCAAAAAATCAACTCTTATCGGGGGAAGAAATTAATTTACCCTTTGAAAAACTATTAACTTCAACATATTCGGTCGGTCATGAAAATTTAACTGCCGATTCGAAAGTACCTCTGTTCATCTTATCTGGGACTGGTTTGATGCCCGCTTTTTCGTTCGAAATTTTAAGACGGTTTCTTGATGCCGAGAAACATAAGGTTGCAATTTATAACTCGAAAGCAATTATTAAAACGCCGGCTCGGAGTGTTGAAATTCCGTTCAACGATGATGCAGCTGTGAACATCAATTATCCGGGTGGTGTAAGTTCGCTGCAAGCAATACCCGTTGTGGAATTTTTACAAGCCTATAATTTAAGCAAGCGTGGTGGAATTACAGATATCGATGTTAATAAAATTAAAAACAAAATCGTTTTAGTAGGTGTAATCGCACAAGGGAGAAGCAGTTTCTTGTCAACTCCGTACTCGAAGCAATTCCCTGCATTGGGAGTTCACGCCGCAATTATCCATAATGCACTTCATAATAATTTTGTCGCAAAACTTCCCAAATTTTTTGAATATTTATTTCTTTTGTTAGTCGGAACTGCCGCGAGTGTTTTAATTTTTCGTAAGAACGAACTCAAAAGCTTGCTGATTTTGGGAGGTATAATTTTATTATATACTGTGTTGTCGTATCTCTGTTTTTTAATTTTCAATCTTGATGTGCCGATTAGCGGGTTTTTATTTGTTGCATTATTTTTAACTTTCGGTCTATTGGTTTACAAACATCGAATTGTAAAGCGAACAATGTATCACCTAGAATCGGAAAAGGATGCGATTGCAAAAAAATTACGCCAGCGGGAAGAACGGTTACTGCGACTCGAAAACGAGTTGCAAGAAGCAGAACAAAGTCATGCTACAGATAAGACTACTGTCCTGTTGGAGAAAATTAATAAGTATAAAAACGAACTCAAAACTCTAAAAGAAAGAGTATCCGACCTGCACATAAGCGTTGATGAAAGAGCCGTGAAAGTTGAACCGCAAAACTTTGAAGGAATAATTTATCATCCGCAAGGACCGATGCAGCCAATAATTGAATTCGTGAAGAAGATCGCAGACAACGATGCAGCGGTATTGATATTAGGCGAAAGCGGAACCGGAAAAGAATTAATTGCAAAAGCAATTCATAAAACAAGTAAAAGGTCGAACAATCCTTTTATTGCGGTCAACTGTGGTGCGCTCAGCGAAACTTTGTTAGAGAGCGAATTATTCGGGCACGAGAAGGGCGCATTTACGGGTGCCGTTAAAGAAAAGCCGGGTAGGTTTGAATTAGCCGATGGCGGAACAATTTTTTTAGACGAAGTTGCCGAAACGAGCGAGGCGTTTCAAGTTAAACTACTTCGTGTATTGCAAGAAGGTGAATTTGAAAGAGTAGGCGGAACGGAAACGCAGAAAGTGAATGTGCGTGTTATTGCAGCCACAAATCGGGATTTACTTTCAGATAATTCATCTAAAAAATTCAGGCAGGATTTGTATTACCGGCTTAGTGTGTTCGTTGTTACTTTGCCCCCGCTGCGCCAACGAAAATCGGATATCCCGATTCTTGCAGAATACTACGTAAACCTTGAATATCGAGGAATGAAAATAAGTCCCAATATCCTTGAAGTGTTTATGGTGTATGATTGGCCCGGTAATATTCGCGAAATGCACAGCGCCATAAAGCGATCTGTTATTCTTGCTAAATCGGAGAACAAGGAGATAATCAGTTTAAGTGATTTGCCTCCGGAGATGGAAAATTTGAGACAACAAAATATCGATATTGTCGATCGAATTATTGAATCGCTCCGTGATAAAAATTTTTCACGCAGTTCAATTTCGGATACGGCAAAAGAGTTAGGTGGATTTAACAGGGGAACTGTTGCAGAATATTTTCGAGGATTTTGTTTTCAAAAATTTGTCGATAAAGATTTTAATTGGGATGAAACAATTACGGCTATCTCCGAAACTGATGACTTCGAAATTCGGAAAAAAGTAGCCAATAAATTGAACGAGTATCTAACAAATGCTCTGGAGTTAGTAGAACAGAACAAGGATGTGGAAGAAAACATAATCCGAAGTAAACCAAAGTTTAAAAATCTTCAACAAAAATATCATATCTATCTTGAAAAAATTATTGAACGATATACAAAAGGCGAATTCAAAATCCATCAATAGCTGCTACAAACTGCAATTCCCGCATTTCTACTGCAATTTCCCGCACTTAATTTTCGGTTCTTCTCCTAAATTTTTAATGAAGAGTGAAGAAACTCTACAAAAATCGCTATTTCAATATGTTGGCACAGACTTTGGGTTATTCGATTGCAAGATGAAAACATTTAAATCAAATAACATTAACAATAACAAAGGAAAAATGTATGCATAAAGTTAATTTAGTTTTCTTTTTTGCAATAATACTGTCTGCAATTTTTATTATAGGCTGCGATAAAAGCACGATAGTCGACCCCAAATCAACTGACGACGATTATCTTAAACAGCAATCACTCGATGCTGAAGAGTTAGCAGGTTTTACATCATCCGAAGATATTTCGATCGATGATGGTGCAGAAAAAGATATGAGCTATGACGATTTCGGTATGATGAAAACGACCTACCCAATAACTCCTCTCAAATGGGGACGCAAGGTAGAAAAAGTTATAAAAACTCAAATCGTGAACCGGATAAACGACTCGATATCGGTTGTTACAATCATTAAAGATATTGAAGGAAAATTTATTATCAAAGCAGTTAAAGATTCCGGTGATGTAGTTGATACTATCAAAGTAGTTAAACCTTTCACCAGTAAAATAATTCGTAAAGTTCGTTTCCTCCGGGTTAATAACGATCGTGATGTTCGAAAAAATTGGAGACCCGTAGCAATTACTTTAGTCGAAGGTAAAACCAGTGTAAAAGATTTTAGCATCGGCACATTAGAAGTGATGTCGTCTGTCGATACTGCGACAATCACCGACCCCTTAACTTATTGGGCTCGCTTGGCTCCGGGACGTGGCGGTGTTGCTACTTTGCGACCCGGTGATTCTATTTTAGTTCGATTGACTGTAGCAAGCACAAACGCAAAACAAGAATTTGCATTATTGCGTCATGGCATCGAAAATGGAATGAGCCGCCATCGTGCACGATTCAGAATGGAGCTTGTCAGTGAAACCGGTTCCGACGGAAATTACACTCGCGTGTATGAGAAGAAAATTGTTGCTCGTCTCCCGTTAGGATTAGCACTCGGACATTACTGCGCTATCGTTGATGTAATATCGCACGACTCTATAAAAGATGATGTTGCCCCGTTTATGAATGCTTTTTGGGGAATGCCGTATCTCGTAAAACGATTTTAAATTCGATCCGTTGAACTCCTTACCCGTCTCCGGCTGTCGAAGTTGGAGACGGGATATTTTTAAATGAAAAAAATGAATAATAAAATATTTGTACTAGTAATTATCGCCTTCGTTTTTGGTTGTCAGAAGCCGGGACCTGTCGAATTAATTGACGATAAAGACGATTCTAAATTAATCGATATTATGTCGACCGGTTCTGTTTCAGATACACTCTACGCAGTGTCGATTGGTGATACGAGTGGCAATTTCGGTGCTCAGAACTCACGATACTATGCAAAATTAATTTATCAAAGTATCCGTTTCGACAGGCTGTTGAGAAAAGACAGCCTTGTAAATGCTGAAGCAATATTTTTTGATAAAGACAGCCCGATTAAGCATAACAATCGTGTAATCGCATATCCATCGTTCGATGTTGGTGTGTTAAAAATTAATGATGATGCGTTAAACAAATTCCCACGCCGGCTAATGATTCCGATGCAAGGCGATACTTTAATAGGTTTCGGATATCAGTTCCGAAAAAACTACGAACTCAACACAGTAAACAAGTGGACAGCAACGGGCATCGGTTCGATTGGTTCTTTCGATATTTCATTCTCATCACCGCCGACAATCAGAGTTTTGAATTTAACCCCTCGATTCATAGACGTATCGGAACCGCTGAATATTAAATGGGATTGTACAAATCCGATAATTAATATTTTTTTAAGCGGTGAGGATGGCAATTTGTTAGTCAGAAGATTAGTTCCGGTTATGCACCTGCAAATCAAGAATACAAAAGGGGAAGTAACTATACCTCCAAAAATTCTTGAACTGATACCAATTAAAAAGTTCTCCCGGTTCGTATTTTCGTTCGTTTCAGAATCCTCGCGAACTGTACGCATATCAGGCTATCCCGAGGACGTTTTAGTTCATTCCTCTTCCGTTCATAGCATCCTTTTAAGTGTCCGTCCGTAAATCAGAATGCGATTAAAACTTTATAATGAAATAATTTTCTTTACCATCATTATTATTTTGTGTCCCAATACGATGTTTACACAATACATGAGTTCTTCACGAGGTGTCGGTGTTGCCGCATTCACAGCATTATCCGCCGACGTTAGCTCCATCGATTGGAATCCGGGCGGATTAACGAACATACGCGAGTGGGAATTAAATTTTTCTAATTTTAAAAGTACATCGATTGCAAAATCCGGTTTTACTTTTCAAAGTTTCGGAATCGGGAAAAAGTTTTTTGAAAAACACGCTGCTGCAATTCGTTATTCACCCGGTTCAAATTTGGAGTTTATTGTGCCCGCCGCTTTCAGCGTTTACGATACAGCCGGAAATATCATCGTTACAAAATTCGATAAAAGAATTTCTTTCTCCCAAAATTATTCGGTAGGATATGCTTACAACATCGTTGACGAATTATCATTCGGTTTTTCAGCGAGGTTGTTTGATAGCAAAGTTTCCGATACCAAGTATTTTATAGATACGAACAACGTCATTCAATCGCTAGTATCCGATTACTCGGCAAGCTCGTGGGCTATTGATTTCGGAACTCAATACAAAATTAATAACAAATGGTATTTTGGTTTGGTGTTTAAAAATCTTTTCAAAATAAGTGAGGTGGAATTTACAGAAGCGCTGCGGAACTACCAATTAAATTTAGCTAAATCGGTTTGCTTCGGTCTGGCATATTCATTATCAGAAAAATTTATTACAAGTTTTGAATTCGACACAAAAAACAAACTGCGGTTTGGTGCCGAATTATCGGCTTTCGATTTTCTGCAGGTTCGAAGCGGAGTTTATACAACTGACTTCCCCAAATTTTCTCCAGAAGCTGCATCCATCGGATTCAGTATAAGCTATCACCCCGTTCAGCTAAGTTTTAGCTACTTAAGGTTTTTCGATCAAACAAACCGGCGTGGTGTTTCAAGCATTGATATTTTAAATAAATCGGGTTACGCAGATATAGATTACACGCCATTTACTACCGATCGCCTCTCGTTGTCGGTAAGCATAAATTTAGGCAGGACAAAGGACGTTCTCGCTAGAATTGAGTTTGTTGAAATGTTAAGCGAGGTTTTCCC
The nucleotide sequence above comes from Bacteroidota bacterium. Encoded proteins:
- a CDS encoding sigma 54-interacting transcriptional regulator — encoded protein: MDKNKLIQILIGFVSTSFFIGIILLFPSLFSDLEENVLNSKFSVRGESKIDTSIVILYLDNDDITALGGWPLKRNYYALLINVLNELGSKVIGFGIALTETNQERPEYDDLIANVVQKNNNVVLSGYFKSISNEGPNLTSRLPEGVGYRLDPKNQLLSGEEINLPFEKLLTSTYSVGHENLTADSKVPLFILSGTGLMPAFSFEILRRFLDAEKHKVAIYNSKAIIKTPARSVEIPFNDDAAVNINYPGGVSSLQAIPVVEFLQAYNLSKRGGITDIDVNKIKNKIVLVGVIAQGRSSFLSTPYSKQFPALGVHAAIIHNALHNNFVAKLPKFFEYLFLLLVGTAASVLIFRKNELKSLLILGGIILLYTVLSYLCFLIFNLDVPISGFLFVALFLTFGLLVYKHRIVKRTMYHLESEKDAIAKKLRQREERLLRLENELQEAEQSHATDKTTVLLEKINKYKNELKTLKERVSDLHISVDERAVKVEPQNFEGIIYHPQGPMQPIIEFVKKIADNDAAVLILGESGTGKELIAKAIHKTSKRSNNPFIAVNCGALSETLLESELFGHEKGAFTGAVKEKPGRFELADGGTIFLDEVAETSEAFQVKLLRVLQEGEFERVGGTETQKVNVRVIAATNRDLLSDNSSKKFRQDLYYRLSVFVVTLPPLRQRKSDIPILAEYYVNLEYRGMKISPNILEVFMVYDWPGNIREMHSAIKRSVILAKSENKEIISLSDLPPEMENLRQQNIDIVDRIIESLRDKNFSRSSISDTAKELGGFNRGTVAEYFRGFCFQKFVDKDFNWDETITAISETDDFEIRKKVANKLNEYLTNALELVEQNKDVEENIIRSKPKFKNLQQKYHIYLEKIIERYTKGEFKIHQ
- a CDS encoding peptidoglycan DD-metalloendopeptidase family protein — translated: MKYTIYILLIIFTVFTAAQTQQDEIKKRQAELNKIRNEIEGWEKKIQQGEKQEKSTLEILDSFDKQLTLLRNLTNKLREDEVGSEKRINVMRKSISELEEQLYFIKKQYSKFVLNAYKQGRTQDLELLASSKSANQLVVRSTYMKKFSEYRQRDIETITTKYKELEKQKIQLVNQLLDKRSLLASKKEEEEKIIEKTQERKKVLESIKQDKKNYAKEIERKKKSVQDLESMISKLIDTDRKKSERKNTTDNTPDISTSYSSTGGGNFVSRRGTLPWPVKKGKLLNKFGENQHPVLKTISHNTGVDISVPAGTDVHSVAYGEVATIWWLPSFGNLVIVNHNNGYRTVYAHLSEIEVSEGQKVSEGTRIGKSGETINGPLVHFEVWKDREKQNPELWLHPQGVSKK
- a CDS encoding DUF4292 domain-containing protein, which encodes MKLFLLWVALLASLLLVGCSATQNIKREFNSAAEFQDYFENRISGIQTFIGSGSLTIETPEFSNSANFKLSIKKPDSLRIELAGPFGISVGTLMMSRQNFVFFNGIENRSVKGKTDSNLLRSIINMPITFDEILDIFTGSYFYSATDYANAEMNTNEDYYLIRNNHESTVKEIWIDRKKLNVTKLLNIGKDRTIDLEASAKSYENISGVEVPNWVRIIFPKQKRSLTIAYDNIKVNQPVKVSE